From Microbacterium invictum, the proteins below share one genomic window:
- a CDS encoding PfkB family carbohydrate kinase, whose product MTADVLVIGEALIDIVASGSGPREFVGGSPANVAVGLARLGVPTRLLTRIGRDARGARIAEHVASAGVRLDKASWTDAATATAQARIAPDGTATYEFDVDWQVQRPVLDEVALVHAGSIGLFLEPGADAVLDTLEHAAHGGQLVTVDPNIRPALIGERGAAVRRFRRAVAAADLVRLSDEDAAWLYPDQQPEEALADIAARGPRLVVLTRGGRSTLALGVNGIVEAPVWPSDVADTIGAGDACMSSLIASALEDPLLFTSEPAAERALRRAAVAAGITVSRVGANPPTRDEVDAAM is encoded by the coding sequence ATGACTGCGGACGTCCTGGTCATCGGTGAGGCGCTGATCGATATCGTCGCGTCGGGCAGCGGCCCGCGCGAGTTCGTCGGCGGGAGCCCTGCGAACGTGGCGGTGGGTCTGGCGCGGCTCGGCGTGCCGACGCGGCTGCTCACGCGCATCGGCCGCGACGCCCGGGGCGCGCGGATCGCCGAGCACGTGGCATCGGCCGGAGTCCGGCTCGACAAGGCGTCGTGGACGGATGCCGCGACTGCGACCGCCCAGGCCCGCATCGCGCCCGATGGGACGGCGACCTACGAGTTCGATGTCGACTGGCAGGTGCAGCGGCCGGTGCTCGACGAGGTCGCACTCGTGCACGCGGGGTCGATCGGGCTGTTCCTCGAGCCGGGTGCCGATGCGGTGCTCGACACGCTCGAGCACGCCGCGCACGGCGGGCAGCTCGTGACCGTCGACCCGAACATCCGGCCCGCGCTGATCGGCGAACGCGGCGCCGCGGTGCGGCGGTTCCGGAGGGCGGTGGCCGCGGCCGACCTCGTGCGGCTGAGCGACGAGGACGCCGCCTGGCTGTACCCCGACCAGCAGCCGGAAGAGGCACTTGCCGACATCGCCGCACGCGGGCCGCGACTGGTGGTGCTCACCCGCGGTGGGCGCAGCACACTGGCGCTCGGCGTCAATGGCATCGTCGAAGCTCCGGTCTGGCCCAGTGACGTGGCCGACACGATCGGTGCTGGCGACGCCTGCATGTCGTCGCTCATCGCGAGCGCGCTCGAGGACCCGCTGCTGTTCACGAGCGAGCCGGCCGCGGAGCGTGCGCTGCGCCGCGCCGCCGTCGCCGCCGGCATCACCGTCTCGCGCGTGGGCGCGAACCCGCCGACCCGCGACGAGGTTGACGCGGCGATGTAA
- a CDS encoding acyltransferase family protein, which produces MTTPTRSRFTGLDGLRAVAVILVVLYHLFPGWILRSGFIGVDVFFVISGFLITSLLLRERAATGTIALGSFWQRRIRRLVPALALVVTVCATAAWFVGGDVLVDVGRQLLGAATFSYNWVSIADGASYFAASQPELFRNLWSLAVEEQFYLLWPLLLPLFLLLRRRWRVAAAVALGAASAAWAVFALTPADPTRAYYGTDTHAFGLLLGVALAFALQGLSVRRLSPGWGGAAGVVALGALVFVATLTPSPDAWTFPGVLIAASILSAVLILVATAPGSWFGRALDVAPLRWIGDRSYGIYLWHWPLVVLLTSALAGTTADAGVPLPVGAAALVLTLGAAELSYRLIEQPVRRYGFRGVYMRMRRRLASTPSRRFSAVTALAAVVLVLGGTTAAVAAAPQITSSEAVVEAGQDALNATAGAEPVSRMIVDAPIRPGDHPEPPLCIDDRITAGSGHCTPRDGRPLPPKPVAIDGARVSAIGDSVMLASAEGLLQRMPGIQVDAKVSRSMYAGADIAHRLDARGELRDYVVVALGTNGPVDADALGSLYDTVGRDRALVLVNAFAPRDWIPGVNRDLAEFARSHPGVAVADWSDAIDDRTDLLAGDNIHPGGAGGEVFAETVAQAVERIEQQQATVEYQIKLAQWAAMKTFGPAAPSPVDEG; this is translated from the coding sequence ATGACCACTCCCACACGCTCCCGTTTCACGGGCCTGGACGGCCTGCGCGCCGTCGCCGTGATCCTCGTGGTCCTCTATCACCTGTTCCCGGGCTGGATTCTGCGCAGCGGCTTCATCGGCGTCGACGTGTTCTTCGTGATCTCGGGATTCCTCATCACCTCGCTGCTGCTGCGCGAGCGCGCCGCGACCGGAACCATCGCCCTCGGGTCGTTCTGGCAGCGCCGCATCCGACGCCTCGTGCCGGCCCTGGCGCTGGTCGTCACCGTCTGCGCGACGGCGGCATGGTTCGTCGGTGGCGACGTGCTCGTCGATGTCGGCCGCCAGCTGCTGGGCGCGGCGACCTTCTCGTACAACTGGGTCTCGATCGCGGACGGCGCCTCATACTTCGCGGCCTCGCAGCCGGAGCTGTTCCGCAATCTCTGGTCGCTCGCGGTGGAAGAGCAGTTCTACCTGCTCTGGCCGTTGCTGCTGCCGCTGTTCCTGCTGCTCCGCCGCCGGTGGCGCGTAGCCGCCGCAGTGGCGCTGGGCGCGGCGTCGGCTGCATGGGCGGTGTTCGCCCTGACACCCGCCGACCCGACCCGCGCGTATTACGGCACCGACACGCACGCGTTCGGCCTGCTGCTCGGCGTGGCTCTCGCGTTCGCGCTGCAGGGGCTCTCGGTGCGACGCCTGTCGCCCGGCTGGGGCGGCGCCGCGGGCGTGGTGGCGCTCGGCGCACTGGTGTTCGTCGCCACCCTGACGCCGTCGCCCGATGCCTGGACCTTCCCCGGCGTGCTGATCGCGGCATCCATTCTCTCGGCCGTCCTGATCCTGGTCGCGACCGCCCCCGGGTCGTGGTTCGGGCGCGCGCTCGACGTCGCGCCGCTGCGCTGGATCGGTGATCGCTCGTACGGCATATACCTGTGGCACTGGCCACTGGTCGTACTGCTCACGTCGGCTCTGGCGGGGACGACGGCGGATGCCGGGGTGCCACTCCCGGTCGGCGCGGCAGCGCTGGTGCTCACGCTCGGGGCCGCGGAACTGTCCTACCGGTTGATCGAACAGCCCGTGCGGCGCTATGGATTCCGTGGCGTGTATATGCGGATGCGCAGGCGTCTGGCCTCGACGCCGTCGCGGCGGTTCAGCGCGGTGACGGCTCTCGCAGCCGTCGTGCTCGTGCTCGGCGGCACCACCGCGGCGGTCGCCGCGGCGCCTCAGATCACCTCGAGCGAGGCTGTCGTCGAAGCCGGGCAAGACGCGCTGAATGCGACGGCAGGGGCAGAGCCGGTCTCACGGATGATCGTGGATGCCCCGATCCGGCCCGGCGATCACCCGGAACCGCCGCTGTGCATCGATGACCGCATCACGGCCGGCAGCGGCCACTGTACGCCGCGTGACGGCCGCCCGTTGCCGCCGAAGCCCGTCGCGATCGACGGCGCCCGGGTGTCGGCGATCGGCGACTCGGTGATGCTCGCGTCTGCGGAGGGGTTGCTGCAGCGGATGCCCGGCATCCAGGTCGACGCGAAAGTCTCGCGCAGCATGTATGCCGGTGCGGACATAGCCCACCGGCTCGATGCCCGTGGTGAGCTGCGCGACTACGTGGTGGTGGCACTGGGCACGAACGGACCGGTCGACGCGGACGCGCTCGGGTCACTGTACGACACGGTCGGCCGCGACCGCGCGCTCGTGCTGGTGAACGCCTTCGCGCCGCGCGATTGGATCCCCGGTGTCAACCGCGACCTGGCCGAGTTCGCCCGGTCCCACCCCGGTGTCGCCGTCGCCGACTGGTCCGATGCCATCGACGACCGCACCGATCTGCTCGCGGGCGACAACATCCACCCGGGAGGCGCCGGTGGCGAGGTGTTCGCCGAGACGGTCGCGCAGGCCGTCGAACGGATCGAGCAGCAGCAGGCCA